A region of Plectropomus leopardus isolate mb chromosome 16, YSFRI_Pleo_2.0, whole genome shotgun sequence DNA encodes the following proteins:
- the tmem121ab gene encoding transmembrane protein 121Ab, with protein sequence MVLPPPDKRHVCLTTIVIMTSMAFMDAYLVEQNQGPRKIGVCIIVLVGDVCFLIVLRYVAVWVGAEVRTARRGYAMILWFLYIFVLEIKLYFVFQNCKADRKSLETVARKALTLLLSVCVPGLYLVLVALDSMEYVRTFRKKEDMRSRLFWVALDLLDLLDIQANLWEPQRTGLPIWAEGLMFFYCYILLLILPCVSLSEISMQGEHMSPQKMMLYPVLSLVTINVVTILIRGVNMVLFQDSRVSTIFVGKNVVAIATKASTFLEYRRQVKEFPHPQNAMALELQQNSHTQPLPNATSLPHEPTPAQDVIDT encoded by the coding sequence ATGGTGTTGCCGCCCCCAGACAAACGCCACGTGTGCCTGACCACCATTGTCATCATGACCAGCATGGCCTTCATGGACGCCTACCTGGTGGAGCAGAACCAGGGTCCCAGGAAGATTGGTGTGTGTATAATAGTGCTGGTAGGGGACGTATGCTTCCTCATAGTGCTGCGATATGTGGCGGTGTGGGTTGGTGCCGAGGTGCGCACCGCCCGACGAGGATACGCCATGATCCTCTggtttctgtacatttttgtcCTGGAGATCAAGCTGTACTTTGTCTTTCAGAATTGCAAGGCAGACAGGAAGAGTTTGGAGACGGTGGCCCGGAAGGCTTTGACGTTATTATTATCTGTATGTGTGCCAGGCTTGTACTTGGTTCTAGTGGCTCTGGATAGTATGGAATATGTGAGAACTTTCCGGAAGAAGGAGGACATGAGGAGTCGTCTATTCTGGGTGGCTCTGGACCTGCTGGACCTGCTGGATATCCAAGCCAACCTGTGGGAGCCCCAGCGGACAGGCCTGCCGATCTGGGCCGAGGGCCTGATGTTCTTCTACTGCTACATCCTGCTGCTCATCCTGCCCTGCGTGTCGCTCAGTGAAATCAGCATGCAGGGGGAGCACATGTCACCCCAGAAGATGATGCTATACCCAGTTCTGAGCCTGGTCACCATAAATGTGGTCACCATCCTCATACGAGGTGTAAACATGGTGCTGTTTCAAGATAGCCGTGTTTCCACCATCTTTGTCGGAAAGAATGTGGTGGCGATCGCCACCAAGGCGTCCACCTTCCTGGAGTACCGCAGACAGGTGAAGGAGTTTCCCCACCCGCAGAACGCCATGGCGCTAGAGCTGCAGCAGAACAGCCACACGCAGCCGCTGCCCAACGCCACCAGTTTGCCACATGAACCTACGCCAGCGCAGGACGTCATTGACACATGA